The following are from one region of the Nocardioides marmotae genome:
- a CDS encoding DEAD/DEAH box helicase: protein MSFVPVTGPAAFRPGDPPRDGVVEFSDDRRTVALPMRAALPVLTKAHARDDVHPSVRLLSGAALLGLRLVAAGRLEPADGDGPASWRIAALDDSDTDRVVMLARSRTYDGVDAAAAEALVRQVLDAVADAVPRTAPRPDRRPAVAATRSGSGPARPGAARPGAARPGAARAGGGRADPGFAARLQARIDRHRTGGGRLGDLPSLVTVSLRVEADEEELVAGAVRLVLQVHDEQDPLHVCDAARLWVETGPDAAHGFGERARTHATIALRAAAEAWPVLDRMLELRVPDQITLDTDEIVSLLEEGVGALRDRGVDVLWPRSLGRDLTARTVLDAAPARGSAAGGAREEPLDKPVLGTEDLFAFRWQLALHGEPLTEEEMDQLAKAASPVLKLRGSWTVVDPATARKARKRLVRTATPAQAVAAALTGSVQVEDAEEQVVVGASLQRVREQLTTAATREPVPQPAALRAELRDYQRHGLTWLAELTSLGLGACLADDMGLGKTITLIALHLHRRERGATGPTLVVCPTSLLGNWEAEVARFAPGTPVRRFHGSGRDLAGLEDGLPGTDAGFVLTTYGTARRDAAVLAAVGWDLVVADEAQHVKNARTATARALRTIPSRARVALTGTPIENDLTELWSVLDWATPGLLGSRNAFRKVWAAPIESGLEPTKARQFADLIGPFLLRRRKSDPGIAPELPAKTETDHPLRLTREQVVLYEAFVRDTMERIERADEDTRRGLVLALLTGLKQICNHPAQFLKQSGAVRLAGRSQKLDLLEELLATVVAEGGAALVFTQYVAMARLVEAHLTRLGIGHQLLHGGTPVREREAMVARFQGGAPDEPAPVPVFLLSLKAGGTGLNLTRADHVIHLDRWWNPAVEEQATDRAYRIGQTKPVQVHRMITRGTIEERVAELLTRKRALADSVLASGEAAFTELSDADLRDLVTLRPEA from the coding sequence GTGAGCTTCGTGCCCGTCACCGGACCGGCCGCGTTCCGTCCCGGTGACCCGCCGCGCGACGGCGTGGTCGAGTTCAGCGACGACCGGCGGACCGTCGCGCTGCCGATGCGCGCCGCGCTGCCGGTGCTGACCAAGGCCCACGCCCGCGACGACGTCCACCCCAGCGTGCGGCTGCTCTCCGGCGCCGCCCTGCTCGGGCTGCGCCTGGTCGCGGCGGGGCGCCTGGAGCCGGCGGACGGCGACGGGCCGGCGTCCTGGCGGATCGCCGCGCTGGACGACTCCGACACCGACCGGGTGGTCATGCTCGCCCGCTCGCGGACGTACGACGGCGTGGACGCCGCGGCCGCGGAGGCGCTCGTGCGGCAGGTGCTCGACGCGGTCGCCGACGCCGTCCCGCGCACCGCGCCCCGGCCGGACCGCCGGCCCGCCGTCGCGGCGACCCGGTCGGGGAGCGGGCCCGCTCGACCGGGTGCCGCCCGACCGGGTGCCGCCCGACCGGGGGCCGCGCGGGCGGGCGGCGGGCGGGCCGACCCGGGATTCGCGGCGCGCCTCCAGGCCCGGATCGACCGGCACCGCACCGGCGGCGGGCGCCTGGGCGACCTGCCCTCGCTGGTGACCGTCTCGCTGCGGGTCGAGGCCGACGAGGAGGAGCTGGTCGCGGGCGCCGTGCGGCTGGTGCTCCAGGTGCACGACGAGCAGGACCCGCTCCACGTCTGCGACGCCGCGCGGCTCTGGGTCGAGACCGGCCCGGACGCGGCGCACGGCTTCGGGGAGCGGGCGCGCACCCACGCCACCATCGCGCTGCGGGCGGCGGCCGAGGCCTGGCCGGTGCTCGACCGGATGCTGGAGCTGCGGGTCCCCGACCAGATCACCCTCGACACCGACGAGATCGTCAGCCTGCTCGAGGAGGGCGTCGGCGCGCTGCGCGACCGGGGCGTCGACGTGCTGTGGCCGCGCAGCCTGGGCCGCGACCTCACCGCCCGGACCGTCCTCGACGCGGCGCCGGCGCGCGGGTCCGCGGCGGGCGGGGCCCGCGAGGAGCCGCTGGACAAGCCGGTGCTCGGCACCGAGGACCTCTTCGCGTTCCGCTGGCAGCTCGCGCTGCACGGCGAGCCGCTGACCGAGGAGGAGATGGACCAGCTGGCGAAGGCCGCCTCCCCGGTGCTCAAGCTGCGCGGGAGCTGGACGGTCGTCGATCCCGCGACCGCCCGCAAGGCCCGCAAGCGGCTGGTGCGGACCGCGACGCCCGCCCAGGCGGTGGCGGCCGCGCTCACCGGGAGCGTCCAGGTCGAGGACGCCGAGGAGCAGGTGGTCGTCGGCGCCAGCCTGCAGCGGGTGCGCGAGCAGCTGACCACCGCGGCCACCCGCGAGCCGGTGCCGCAGCCGGCCGCGCTCCGCGCCGAGCTGCGCGACTACCAGCGCCACGGGCTGACCTGGCTGGCCGAGCTCACCTCGCTCGGCCTCGGCGCGTGCCTGGCCGACGACATGGGCCTGGGCAAGACGATCACCCTGATCGCGCTCCACCTGCACCGCCGCGAGCGCGGCGCGACCGGCCCGACGCTGGTCGTGTGCCCCACGAGCCTGCTCGGCAACTGGGAGGCCGAGGTCGCCCGGTTCGCCCCGGGCACGCCGGTGCGCCGCTTCCACGGCTCGGGCCGCGACCTCGCCGGCCTCGAGGACGGCCTGCCCGGCACCGACGCCGGGTTCGTGCTGACGACGTACGGCACCGCCCGCCGCGACGCCGCCGTGCTCGCCGCGGTCGGCTGGGACCTCGTCGTCGCCGATGAGGCCCAGCACGTGAAGAACGCCCGCACCGCCACCGCCCGCGCGCTGCGCACCATCCCCTCGCGGGCGCGGGTCGCGCTCACCGGCACGCCGATCGAGAACGACCTCACCGAGCTGTGGTCGGTGCTCGACTGGGCCACGCCCGGCCTCCTCGGCAGCCGCAACGCCTTCCGCAAGGTGTGGGCCGCGCCGATCGAGTCCGGCCTGGAGCCCACCAAGGCGCGGCAGTTCGCCGACCTGATCGGGCCGTTCCTGCTGCGCCGCCGCAAGTCCGACCCCGGTATCGCCCCCGAGCTGCCCGCGAAGACCGAGACCGACCACCCGCTCCGGCTGACCCGGGAGCAGGTCGTGCTCTACGAGGCGTTCGTCCGCGACACGATGGAGCGCATCGAGCGCGCCGACGAGGACACCCGGCGCGGCCTGGTCCTCGCGCTGCTGACCGGCCTGAAGCAGATCTGCAACCACCCCGCCCAGTTCCTCAAGCAGTCCGGCGCGGTCCGGCTCGCGGGCCGCTCGCAGAAGCTCGACCTGCTCGAGGAGCTGCTCGCCACTGTCGTCGCCGAGGGCGGGGCCGCCCTGGTCTTCACCCAGTACGTCGCCATGGCCCGCCTCGTCGAGGCGCACCTGACCCGGCTCGGCATCGGCCACCAGCTGCTCCACGGCGGCACGCCGGTCCGCGAGCGGGAGGCGATGGTGGCCCGCTTCCAGGGCGGCGCGCCCGACGAACCGGCCCCCGTGCCGGTCTTCCTGCTCTCCCTCAAGGCCGGCGGCACCGGGCTCAACCTCACCCGCGCCGACCACGTCATCCACCTCGACCGCTGGTGGAACCCCGCGGTCGAGGAGCAGGCGACCGACCGCGCCTACCGGATCGGGCAGACCAAGCCGGTCCAGGTGCACCGGATGATCACCCGCGGGACCATCGAGGAGCGGGTCGCCGAGCTGCTCACCCGCAAGCGCGCCCTGGCCGACTCCGTGCTGGCCAGCGGCGAGGCGGCCTTCACCGAGCTCTCCGACGCCGACCTGCGCGACCTGGTCACGCTGCGGCCGGAGGCCTGA
- a CDS encoding SWIM zinc finger family protein produces the protein MAGPTRVVHPRVPPRRGGGRAASWWARAWSRAVEEAAYDEADLVAARRLARSGRVGGIIVDVGTFVAAVEDDGGLWTTSGTVPVLDEGAREAFVETVAAEAGRVAALLAGDLPHALVEQAEDVGVELLPYGGELGATCTCEGWTDPCVHALGVLTQLGWLLEADPFVLLHLRGLPREELLARLHARSGPASADEPTATDEDTAYDAALRAARALDLLAQGHTVDHLL, from the coding sequence GTGGCCGGCCCGACCCGGGTGGTGCACCCGCGCGTCCCCCCGCGGCGCGGCGGCGGGCGGGCGGCGAGCTGGTGGGCGCGGGCCTGGTCGCGGGCGGTCGAGGAGGCGGCGTACGACGAGGCGGACCTGGTCGCCGCCCGGCGGCTGGCCCGCTCGGGCCGGGTCGGCGGGATCATCGTCGACGTCGGGACGTTCGTCGCGGCCGTCGAGGACGACGGAGGGCTGTGGACGACCTCCGGCACCGTGCCGGTGCTGGACGAGGGGGCCCGCGAGGCGTTCGTCGAGACCGTCGCCGCCGAGGCCGGCCGGGTCGCGGCGCTGTTGGCCGGGGACCTGCCGCACGCCCTGGTCGAGCAGGCCGAGGACGTCGGGGTGGAGCTGCTGCCCTACGGCGGGGAGCTCGGCGCGACCTGCACCTGCGAGGGCTGGACCGACCCGTGCGTGCACGCCCTCGGGGTGCTCACCCAGCTCGGGTGGCTGCTCGAGGCCGACCCGTTCGTGCTGCTCCACCTGCGGGGACTGCCGCGCGAGGAGCTGCTCGCCCGGCTGCACGCCCGCTCCGGCCCGGCGAGCGCGGACGAGCCGACCGCGACCGACGAGGACACGGCGTACGACGCCGCGCTGCGCGCCGCCCGGGCGCTCGACCTGCTCGCCCAGGGCCACACGGTCGACCACCTGCTCTGA